The following are encoded together in the Pseudomonas sediminis genome:
- a CDS encoding AAA family ATPase, which yields MPKPTRKSGPHSQDTCPLAIAWMFKLMLDCSGHRGFINHCCFSDDDVARELGVYWLIEDDDSDDEDAVPVPVFLTHRSGPSKKARKPSFHERTLAALRAERKLFDKAFPNPSLPDNLQANLENLARLIGLDEIEQKLIGFCSLMNTDTLLDDCCNQLGYIGFNRLTRILSILLDVPQNDIRVRLSAEGRLVQSGLIETNLRSSARNHLSDLLGFNNKDLLFSVRHHQGSAIGLFQSAFRPAPDSVLRADDFTHLSVPLSIARPYLQQVLEEKKLGVNILIYGPPGTGKSQLTRMLANELCAELYEIACTDNNGDPIDRRGRLCALRSAMCVLGQQKTLLVLDEIEDLFSGSSELAMLAGQERQKGWINRMLEENPIPCFWLTNNIHALDNAYIRRFDLVLRLENPPRRQRENIIRSASHNRLSQPLIDKLANHEQLMPAVITRAMSVASIQDQTNATNLDTTVEFLVNATLQAQGFPRLGQGRMQTLPAFYSPELANTDVPLDQLLGGLRNHGEARLCFYGPPGTGKTAFGHWLAQQLGKPLLTRRASDLISPYVGMTEQNFARAFEQANDDDAILLLDEVDSFLQDRRNARHSWEISAVNEMLTQMESYRGLFIASTNLMDNLDEAALRRFDLKISFGYLTAEQITQLLRQHLHQMGLKKPDSLKLARLLRQSCLTPGDFALVARRARFNPFTDANQVIDALLAESSLKSASNMRAIGFAEW from the coding sequence ATGCCAAAGCCCACCCGCAAATCCGGCCCCCACAGTCAAGACACATGCCCGCTGGCTATAGCGTGGATGTTCAAGTTGATGCTCGACTGTTCTGGCCATCGTGGCTTTATCAACCACTGCTGCTTCAGTGATGATGATGTCGCCCGTGAGCTGGGGGTCTACTGGCTGATTGAAGATGACGACAGTGATGATGAAGACGCGGTGCCGGTACCGGTCTTTCTCACCCATAGATCCGGGCCCTCAAAAAAAGCGCGCAAACCTAGCTTCCACGAACGCACGCTGGCCGCGCTGCGTGCGGAGCGCAAGCTTTTCGACAAAGCCTTCCCTAACCCCTCACTGCCAGACAACCTCCAGGCAAATCTGGAGAACCTCGCGCGGCTAATTGGCCTGGATGAAATTGAGCAGAAGCTGATCGGCTTCTGCTCACTGATGAATACGGACACTCTGCTGGACGACTGCTGCAACCAGCTCGGCTACATCGGCTTTAACCGCCTCACGAGGATTCTGAGCATCCTGCTGGACGTCCCGCAGAATGACATTCGCGTGCGGCTTTCGGCAGAGGGTCGTCTGGTGCAGTCGGGCTTGATTGAAACCAACCTGCGCAGCAGTGCGCGAAATCACCTGTCTGATTTGCTGGGCTTTAACAACAAAGACCTGCTGTTTTCAGTACGTCACCATCAGGGCAGTGCCATCGGACTCTTTCAGAGCGCCTTTCGTCCCGCCCCTGATAGCGTGTTGCGTGCCGACGACTTTACCCACCTCAGTGTGCCCCTGAGTATCGCCCGCCCCTATCTGCAACAGGTACTGGAGGAGAAGAAGCTGGGGGTGAACATTCTGATCTACGGCCCGCCCGGCACAGGCAAGAGTCAGCTCACCCGCATGCTGGCAAACGAACTATGCGCCGAGCTCTATGAGATTGCCTGCACGGATAACAATGGCGACCCGATTGATCGCCGCGGACGGCTGTGCGCCCTTCGCTCAGCGATGTGCGTACTCGGCCAGCAAAAGACGCTGCTGGTGCTGGATGAGATTGAAGACCTGTTCAGTGGCAGCAGCGAGCTGGCCATGCTGGCGGGCCAGGAGCGGCAGAAGGGCTGGATCAATCGCATGCTGGAGGAGAACCCCATCCCCTGCTTCTGGCTCACCAATAACATCCATGCCCTGGACAATGCCTATATTCGGCGTTTCGACCTTGTTCTCAGGCTGGAAAACCCGCCGCGGCGACAGCGTGAGAACATCATTCGCAGCGCCAGCCACAATCGGCTCAGCCAGCCGTTGATCGACAAGCTGGCGAACCATGAACAGTTGATGCCAGCCGTCATCACACGGGCGATGAGCGTGGCGAGTATTCAGGATCAGACAAACGCGACCAATCTGGACACCACTGTTGAGTTCCTGGTCAATGCCACGCTGCAAGCCCAGGGCTTTCCGCGTCTTGGCCAGGGTCGCATGCAGACCTTGCCTGCGTTTTACAGCCCAGAACTGGCCAATACCGATGTACCGCTCGATCAGCTCTTAGGTGGGCTGCGTAATCATGGCGAAGCGCGCCTGTGCTTTTACGGCCCTCCCGGTACCGGCAAGACCGCATTTGGTCACTGGCTGGCGCAGCAACTCGGCAAGCCACTGCTGACCCGCCGTGCATCCGACCTGATTTCACCTTATGTGGGAATGACCGAGCAAAACTTCGCCCGGGCATTTGAGCAGGCCAACGACGATGATGCGATCCTGCTGCTCGATGAGGTGGACAGTTTTCTGCAGGACCGGCGCAACGCACGGCATAGCTGGGAGATCAGTGCGGTAAACGAAATGCTGACACAGATGGAAAGCTACCGTGGCCTCTTTATCGCCTCCACCAACCTGATGGATAACCTCGACGAAGCGGCCCTGCGGCGTTTCGACTTGAAGATTAGTTTTGGCTACCTCACTGCCGAGCAAATCACTCAACTGCTTCGCCAGCATCTACACCAGATGGGCTTGAAGAAACCGGACAGCCTTAAGCTCGCCCGGCTACTCAGACAAAGTTGCCTTACACCGGGTGATTTTGCACTGGTGGCCAGACGCGCTCGCTTCAACCCCTTCACGGACGCCAATCAAGTGATTGATGCGCTGCTGGCTGAGAGCAGCCTGAAAAGCGCCAGCAATATGAGAGCCATTGGCTTTGCCGAGTGGTAG
- a CDS encoding helix-turn-helix transcriptional regulator yields the protein MPAVPSATSRSTLTRQWELLKLLPPKGPGITTLELQRLLGDAGHETTKRTIERDLVELSRLFPLQCNNKGMPYGWHWMPGKSAELPGITLGEALTLRLVEGSIRPLIPAFMLKTLEPRFNLARQKLEAMSEENPSARWLDKVASVQPELTQIPPEINADLLDVIQQALMNDTQLSCRYYSAHKNQYHNFTLNPLGLVQRAHTTYLIASAEPFDDIRQFVVHRFEEARGLPTQCFKPEGFDLQDYVDSGAMQFGTHEKIKLEAWISAGLARLLQEAPISHDMLLVTEDEGSRLTATVNDSWELKWWILSHAGSIQIQQPLGLRDEIQQRLRAALELHEQVPNS from the coding sequence ATGCCCGCTGTGCCATCAGCCACCAGCCGCAGCACACTGACCCGCCAATGGGAACTGCTCAAGCTGCTGCCGCCCAAGGGGCCTGGGATCACAACGCTTGAGTTACAACGCCTACTCGGTGACGCAGGGCACGAAACCACAAAGCGCACCATTGAACGTGATCTGGTAGAGCTTTCTAGGCTGTTCCCCCTGCAATGCAATAACAAAGGCATGCCCTACGGTTGGCACTGGATGCCCGGAAAAAGCGCCGAGCTTCCAGGCATCACCCTTGGTGAAGCCCTGACCTTGCGGCTGGTAGAAGGCAGCATTCGCCCCTTGATACCGGCTTTTATGCTGAAAACGCTTGAGCCGCGTTTCAACCTGGCCCGGCAAAAGCTGGAAGCCATGAGCGAAGAAAACCCTTCGGCTCGCTGGCTGGACAAGGTGGCCAGCGTGCAGCCAGAACTCACGCAAATCCCTCCAGAAATCAACGCCGACCTTCTCGACGTGATTCAGCAAGCGCTGATGAACGATACCCAGCTCAGCTGCCGCTACTACTCAGCCCACAAGAATCAATATCACAACTTCACCCTTAACCCACTGGGCTTGGTTCAGCGAGCCCACACTACCTACCTCATAGCCAGCGCCGAACCCTTCGACGACATCCGTCAGTTCGTTGTTCATCGTTTCGAAGAGGCACGTGGATTGCCGACTCAATGCTTCAAGCCGGAAGGGTTTGACCTGCAGGACTATGTCGATAGTGGCGCCATGCAGTTTGGAACCCACGAGAAGATCAAGCTCGAAGCCTGGATCAGCGCAGGACTCGCGCGCCTGCTGCAAGAGGCGCCCATATCCCACGACATGCTGCTGGTCACAGAAGATGAAGGCTCACGACTAACCGCCACGGTGAATGACAGCTGGGAGCTGAAGTGGTGGATTTTGTCCCACGCTGGATCCATTCAGATACAACAACCACTGGGTCTCAGAGACGAGATCCAGCAACGACTACGGGCGGCTCTAGAGCTGCATGAGCAAGTGCCTAACAGTTGA
- a CDS encoding HAD family hydrolase translates to MPRVKAVILDAFGTVLKIHKGCHPYRQVLKIGRLRGRGVRADDAKIIMTNPLSLEAAAAHFGIALLPSELERIQAELDSELQRIEPYEDALLAIEALQSAGIKVAICSNLALPYREPIERLFPGLDGYGYSFEVGALKPDTRIYRYVIDQLGVAAHETWMIGDSQQCDRDGPTKFGIKGHYLDRCHTRTEGFAELRSFIRVVLNSNKS, encoded by the coding sequence GTGCCCCGCGTAAAAGCCGTGATTCTCGATGCCTTTGGAACTGTCCTGAAAATCCACAAAGGCTGCCATCCCTACAGGCAGGTACTGAAGATTGGTAGGCTGCGAGGTCGAGGCGTTCGTGCTGACGATGCCAAGATCATTATGACGAATCCGCTGAGCCTTGAAGCGGCGGCGGCTCATTTCGGAATCGCACTTTTGCCCTCTGAGCTGGAGCGGATTCAAGCAGAGCTAGATTCAGAGCTCCAGCGTATCGAACCCTACGAGGACGCACTGCTAGCTATCGAAGCACTGCAGTCAGCGGGCATAAAAGTCGCGATCTGCTCGAACCTCGCCCTTCCGTACCGGGAGCCGATAGAACGTCTCTTTCCCGGCCTGGACGGATACGGCTACAGTTTCGAGGTTGGAGCGCTGAAGCCAGACACTAGGATCTACCGGTACGTGATTGACCAACTCGGCGTCGCTGCCCATGAGACATGGATGATCGGAGACTCACAGCAGTGTGACCGGGATGGGCCAACTAAATTTGGCATTAAAGGTCATTATCTCGACCGATGCCATACACGTACCGAGGGTTTTGCAGAGCTCCGCTCATTTATACGAGTTGTTCTAAATTCAAATAAATCATGA
- a CDS encoding DUF4113 domain-containing protein: MSTLDTINGRWGRGTQRPRRPAKTAERSIRRERSTEGRRPVSSTISNQCAWPSHEIERMQHVLFELSISLLRTQA; this comes from the coding sequence ATGAGTACGCTGGACACCATTAACGGACGCTGGGGACGAGGGACGCAGCGGCCGAGGCGCCCGGCCAAAACAGCCGAACGGAGCATTCGACGGGAGAGATCTACTGAAGGTCGACGCCCGGTGAGCTCGACAATCAGCAATCAATGCGCATGGCCTTCGCACGAGATCGAGCGTATGCAGCATGTGTTGTTCGAACTTTCGATAAGTCTGCTTCGCACGCAGGCCTGA
- a CDS encoding site-specific integrase — MNTETQNAYRSLANHFYANRLPDIPVSELNEVSIIGALLRAAPEYRPDYFRRLRNALALDQKLRNHFWIAQEINRTLNPVTVLGLPRKRQQARRQRISDEELGRWVKELLAKEQVVEAGALLLISMTGARPCELSGISVNGNRIVIPGAKHSHGGLRGADRVLEASEDFCRLVSNALEAFHSQGRSLDSIRIAIHRAALETFPRKKVPSMYTLRHQFGSNLKASGLSRVEIAYVMGHQATDSIARYGDKRFGRAEAVQVRPACEADLSKVRTTHAAYARSRAKAMRIDC, encoded by the coding sequence ATGAACACAGAGACCCAAAATGCTTACCGCTCACTAGCGAATCACTTCTACGCCAATCGTTTGCCCGATATCCCGGTCAGTGAGCTAAATGAGGTCAGTATCATTGGTGCTTTATTGAGGGCTGCGCCTGAATATCGGCCCGACTATTTCAGGCGGTTGCGCAATGCACTCGCGCTGGATCAAAAGCTCCGGAATCACTTCTGGATTGCCCAGGAAATCAATCGGACACTCAACCCTGTTACCGTTTTGGGCCTGCCTCGCAAACGCCAGCAGGCTCGGCGGCAGAGAATTTCTGATGAAGAGCTTGGGCGCTGGGTCAAGGAGCTGTTAGCAAAGGAGCAGGTGGTTGAGGCGGGGGCCCTTTTGTTGATCAGTATGACAGGCGCGCGCCCTTGTGAACTCAGTGGCATCAGCGTCAATGGCAATCGCATCGTGATTCCTGGCGCGAAACACAGCCATGGCGGTCTGCGTGGTGCTGACCGAGTGCTTGAAGCCAGTGAGGATTTCTGCAGGCTGGTAAGCAATGCTCTTGAGGCTTTCCATTCTCAAGGCAGGAGCTTGGACTCAATCCGAATAGCGATCCATCGCGCGGCTCTTGAGACCTTTCCTCGTAAAAAGGTGCCGAGTATGTACACGTTGCGCCACCAGTTCGGATCAAACCTCAAGGCATCGGGACTGTCGCGGGTCGAAATTGCTTATGTGATGGGTCATCAAGCGACGGACTCTATTGCTCGATATGGTGATAAACGATTTGGCCGCGCCGAGGCTGTTCAGGTCAGGCCTGCGTGCGAAGCAGACTTATCGAAAGTTCGAACAACACATGCTGCATACGCTCGATCTCGTGCGAAGGCCATGCGCATTGATTGCTGA
- a CDS encoding UvrD-helicase domain-containing protein: MKAHITFISAGAGSGKTHRLTDLLHDELTAGNIRPSGVIATTFTKKAAAELRERVRGHLLNQGDFSLANAMGQARIGTVNSVCGQLIARFAFEAGMSTDLQVLEEVQSKALLGHAIDTVLDSPAMQELLSLVRRLGLEPDPRDKYKDHWQSDLKKLVDQIRSNDIPAAQVPCFASANADDLLSYFPKPSKQDLSADLLKAIHAALPTIEATAQSGGKKNTNAYLALIKGFARGLERQTASWGEWVKVAEESPEVSLRLTIEPIADLAGRAGEHAGLHNDLRRYLELMFNLAAKALESYQALKQELGVLDFADQEHQLLGLLDHPEVAAVLDDELDLLMVDEFQDTSPIQLALFLKLASFAKKVYWVGDIKQAIYGFRGSDTELMQAILKALPDMGAVKEVLPSSWRSRPELVKAVNAVFTHAFKDTLAREEVELSPERTDPLPEPALANWILGGTKAEQEASALASGVRQLIDSGYSIYDKSSKSPRPVRFGDVAILSRSNDGVDAFAAALSAQGIPVATAQAGLLATPEATLTMACLRRLNDPADTLATAEIVSLADSLEPEIWVADRLRYLAKGGEVEQWFEQAIEGHPVHPVLEAIAGLRSALPLLAPREALVTVIATCSLADKVMRWTPEPDRVRVRLANLEALIALAGQYEDVCRSGQQAASISGLITWLGEIAQQKQDMLAEPAIDAVKVMTHHAAKGLEWPVVVLTDLAKDIKSRLWSVSAQSGANFDAHNPLADRYIRYWPWPFGLKKKVAIADSIALTPMAAGFKTTAIEESKRLLYVSMTRARDLLVLARSSRKLSGEWLDCVEAPWLLPGKGNGAIELPTGERIAADHWELEPLGDQVNEKPATSEALYWFKGMGDTGLRLPLIFNPSSVEPAPCAIVEKCRIGERIPVAKGADMRVLGEAVHACIGLSFTTPHASLSNAEVSNILSGFGVSEYLSANSVLQQIRVFHEWLSSRWPGARPYAEIPLQSILPTGQVLNGRIDLLLETDSGWVLFDHKSSQLTADHWELLASEYSAQLGAYAQGVEQASGKKVIEQWLLLPVAGGALSIERLR; the protein is encoded by the coding sequence ATGAAAGCCCATATCACCTTCATTAGTGCAGGGGCTGGCAGTGGCAAGACGCACCGGCTAACCGATCTTCTGCATGACGAATTGACCGCAGGCAATATCCGTCCTTCGGGTGTCATTGCGACCACATTTACTAAAAAAGCGGCGGCTGAGCTCCGGGAGCGCGTGCGCGGGCATCTGCTCAATCAGGGGGACTTCAGTCTCGCCAATGCAATGGGGCAGGCTCGCATCGGCACGGTCAACAGCGTTTGCGGCCAGCTAATTGCGCGCTTTGCTTTTGAGGCCGGCATGTCCACCGACCTGCAGGTTCTGGAGGAGGTGCAGAGCAAGGCTCTGCTAGGTCATGCCATCGATACGGTGCTGGATAGCCCAGCAATGCAAGAGCTGTTGAGCCTGGTGCGCCGATTGGGACTGGAGCCGGATCCCCGGGATAAATACAAGGATCATTGGCAGTCTGACCTGAAGAAGTTGGTTGACCAGATTCGTAGCAATGACATCCCAGCGGCTCAGGTTCCTTGTTTTGCATCGGCGAATGCAGACGATCTGTTGAGCTATTTCCCGAAGCCGTCGAAGCAGGATCTCAGTGCTGATCTGCTGAAGGCGATTCACGCAGCACTGCCGACCATTGAAGCCACTGCTCAGTCTGGAGGCAAAAAGAACACCAATGCCTACCTGGCGTTGATCAAAGGCTTCGCTCGTGGCCTGGAGCGGCAGACAGCTTCTTGGGGCGAGTGGGTCAAGGTCGCGGAAGAGTCTCCCGAGGTGAGCTTGCGCCTGACCATCGAGCCAATTGCTGATTTGGCAGGTCGAGCAGGCGAGCACGCGGGGTTGCATAACGACCTACGCCGATACCTTGAGTTGATGTTCAATCTTGCTGCCAAGGCTCTGGAGAGTTATCAGGCCCTTAAGCAGGAACTTGGTGTTCTGGACTTTGCCGACCAGGAGCACCAACTGCTCGGCCTGCTTGATCACCCCGAAGTAGCGGCTGTACTCGACGATGAACTCGATCTCCTGATGGTCGATGAGTTTCAAGATACGAGTCCGATCCAGCTCGCTCTCTTCTTGAAGCTCGCCAGCTTTGCCAAGAAGGTCTATTGGGTAGGGGACATCAAACAGGCGATTTATGGATTCCGGGGCAGTGATACGGAGCTCATGCAGGCCATTCTCAAGGCATTGCCGGATATGGGGGCTGTCAAGGAGGTCCTGCCATCATCCTGGCGTTCACGTCCGGAGCTGGTAAAGGCGGTCAACGCAGTTTTTACCCACGCCTTTAAGGACACTTTGGCCAGGGAGGAAGTTGAGCTCAGCCCTGAGCGTACAGACCCCTTGCCCGAACCAGCACTCGCAAACTGGATTCTCGGTGGCACGAAAGCTGAGCAAGAGGCTTCCGCGTTGGCGTCTGGGGTTCGCCAACTGATTGATTCCGGCTACTCCATCTACGACAAATCGAGCAAGTCACCACGCCCCGTTCGCTTTGGGGATGTTGCAATCCTCTCGCGCTCCAATGATGGGGTTGATGCTTTTGCGGCAGCTTTGTCCGCACAGGGTATTCCCGTCGCCACTGCTCAGGCAGGCTTGCTTGCTACGCCCGAAGCTACATTGACCATGGCCTGCCTGCGCCGTCTCAATGATCCGGCGGATACTTTGGCCACTGCTGAGATTGTGTCTCTGGCCGACAGTCTAGAGCCGGAAATATGGGTGGCCGATCGGCTGAGGTACCTAGCCAAAGGTGGCGAGGTTGAGCAATGGTTCGAGCAGGCCATCGAAGGTCATCCGGTTCACCCGGTACTGGAAGCTATTGCTGGTTTGCGCTCCGCTTTACCGCTTCTTGCCCCTAGGGAAGCTTTAGTAACCGTGATCGCTACCTGTTCCCTGGCGGACAAGGTGATGCGTTGGACGCCCGAGCCTGACCGTGTCCGCGTGCGCTTAGCCAACCTGGAGGCCCTAATTGCGCTCGCTGGTCAGTATGAAGATGTTTGCCGTAGTGGCCAGCAAGCGGCCTCTATTTCGGGGCTCATTACTTGGTTGGGTGAGATTGCTCAGCAGAAGCAAGATATGTTGGCTGAGCCGGCCATCGATGCGGTCAAGGTGATGACACATCACGCCGCAAAAGGTCTTGAATGGCCGGTTGTTGTCCTCACTGATCTTGCCAAGGACATCAAGAGCCGGCTCTGGTCAGTCTCTGCGCAATCAGGGGCAAATTTCGATGCTCATAACCCGCTGGCTGATAGATACATCCGCTATTGGCCTTGGCCATTTGGTCTGAAGAAAAAAGTCGCCATCGCTGACAGTATCGCACTTACACCGATGGCTGCTGGTTTCAAAACCACTGCCATCGAAGAGTCCAAGCGGCTTCTATACGTCAGCATGACCAGAGCGCGGGATCTCTTGGTGCTTGCGCGATCCAGCCGCAAGCTGAGCGGCGAATGGCTCGATTGTGTCGAGGCTCCGTGGTTACTTCCGGGGAAGGGAAACGGTGCCATCGAGTTGCCCACTGGAGAGCGCATTGCGGCAGACCACTGGGAGCTTGAACCGTTGGGCGATCAGGTCAATGAAAAGCCTGCTACTTCTGAGGCTCTCTATTGGTTCAAGGGTATGGGCGATACAGGCCTTCGACTGCCGCTCATCTTCAATCCATCCTCTGTAGAACCCGCCCCATGCGCAATCGTGGAGAAGTGTCGGATTGGTGAACGGATACCTGTAGCCAAAGGGGCAGATATGCGTGTGCTTGGTGAGGCTGTACATGCGTGTATTGGCTTGTCCTTTACGACTCCGCATGCCTCCTTGTCTAACGCTGAGGTGAGTAACATCCTGTCCGGCTTCGGTGTGTCGGAGTACTTATCTGCCAATTCAGTGTTGCAACAGATCAGGGTTTTCCATGAATGGTTGTCCAGCCGTTGGCCTGGTGCGAGGCCATATGCCGAGATTCCACTACAGAGCATTTTGCCTACTGGTCAGGTGTTAAATGGCCGGATCGATTTGCTGTTGGAAACCGATAGCGGATGGGTTCTGTTTGACCATAAGTCCAGTCAGTTGACTGCGGATCATTGGGAGCTGTTGGCCAGCGAATACAGCGCACAGTTGGGGGCATATGCTCAGGGAGTAGAGCAGGCTTCAGGAAAGAAAGTCATCGAGCAGTGGTTGCTTCTACCCGTGGCCGGTGGCGCTTTGAGCATTGAGAGGTTGAGATGA
- a CDS encoding PD-(D/E)XK nuclease family protein, with protein sequence MQGQHITFGLHLDGQRPSAPDNALGTALVGPLGFLNILETQLGLLALQPSSAERIVQYQDCLRQLDSEQRFYHRSFATDPLGTAAYLLDWRDQWALYGWSGTMPAGAPMRLRDLGEVEALASEAVSPSVGQRLKAVLNALQQRKPDIEQVRLVDSIETLPYRWQQVLAELPVVVAGELAGQGQGFLGMLQKQLYCAEQGQVLPRLAWQGDGTVLVVQAEAPALANHWLAAQLAVDRPTLMVCAHDGVRLDAQLSATGRPRQGLKEASVFRPALQVLPLAMELLWDPLHFQSLVQFLTHPVCPVPGYARRRLAEKVADAPGIGGAYWQRTLAQIDEHYGEERASQVREQIALWIEHPRFPSESGAPLEVVLDRVARLAEFFRLRLGEADIARRLAFQTGYGQCKSCLDSLKGLQLQGETIIRPRQLQKLVAQATSNGTDNPLWPAEIGAGAVVSNPGAITESFARVIWSPLMLPALPGNDPWSASEIRALKEAGVELPLAAERLEQITASWLRPVMAAQEQLVLVLPPPEEEVHPLWQMIEAVVEKPQILSLETLLSSSGEALSLVTPLPLPAPKRWWQLPDDVSVSLRPKESFSSLEKLLFNPYHWLLQYPARLQSSRIVSLGEDFRMLGNLAHGLVEQYFLHQDALTMPDKEFEAWFDSSFDELIDQEGASLKAPGKGADMESFRYRLQRAMQSLREQVSQAGMVQVAPEREVSGHFAGGELAGSVDLMMENDRGELAIVDMKWSGLKKYPEKLRQNRHLQLAIYAELLRQETGRWPSVGYYILDQARLFAPDDRAFPDADVVSPTDGENTAQLWQRFLVTWRWRVAQIQAGQFEVVLDAIPGSDASEAPEDAMAMETLNEAYNDYRTLAGWGR encoded by the coding sequence ATGCAAGGACAGCACATAACCTTTGGCTTGCACCTCGACGGCCAGCGTCCTTCGGCGCCGGACAATGCACTCGGTACGGCGTTGGTTGGCCCTTTGGGTTTTCTGAATATTCTCGAAACTCAACTAGGGCTCTTGGCGCTACAGCCCTCGTCGGCCGAGCGCATCGTTCAGTACCAGGATTGCTTGCGACAGCTTGATTCCGAGCAGCGTTTCTATCACCGCAGCTTCGCGACTGACCCTCTAGGCACTGCGGCCTATCTGCTCGACTGGAGGGATCAGTGGGCCCTGTATGGGTGGAGTGGCACCATGCCCGCTGGGGCGCCAATGCGCTTGCGAGATCTAGGGGAGGTTGAAGCGCTGGCCAGTGAGGCTGTTTCCCCAAGCGTTGGTCAGCGCCTTAAGGCTGTGCTGAATGCACTCCAGCAACGTAAACCAGATATTGAGCAAGTGCGGCTCGTTGATTCGATTGAAACCTTGCCGTATCGCTGGCAGCAGGTTCTTGCAGAGTTGCCTGTTGTCGTTGCGGGCGAGCTTGCAGGGCAGGGGCAGGGATTCCTGGGCATGCTCCAGAAACAGCTCTACTGCGCAGAGCAAGGCCAGGTTCTTCCAAGGCTTGCATGGCAAGGCGACGGTACTGTACTGGTCGTTCAGGCAGAGGCACCGGCACTGGCCAACCACTGGCTTGCTGCTCAACTCGCGGTGGATCGACCGACGTTGATGGTTTGCGCTCACGACGGCGTACGCCTTGATGCTCAGCTTTCCGCTACTGGGCGGCCTCGACAAGGACTCAAGGAGGCTAGTGTTTTCCGTCCTGCACTGCAGGTTTTGCCATTGGCTATGGAGTTGCTCTGGGATCCGCTTCACTTCCAGTCTTTGGTGCAATTCCTTACTCATCCAGTGTGCCCTGTCCCTGGATATGCTCGGCGTCGCCTTGCCGAGAAGGTTGCTGACGCTCCAGGCATCGGCGGGGCCTATTGGCAACGTACTCTGGCTCAAATCGACGAGCACTATGGCGAAGAGCGAGCCAGTCAAGTCCGTGAACAGATCGCTCTCTGGATTGAGCACCCTCGATTCCCTTCCGAGTCAGGCGCACCGTTAGAAGTTGTGCTGGATAGGGTTGCGCGATTAGCGGAGTTCTTCCGATTGCGTCTCGGCGAAGCTGATATCGCTCGACGACTTGCTTTTCAGACGGGATACGGCCAGTGCAAATCTTGTCTGGATTCGCTTAAGGGATTGCAGCTCCAGGGGGAGACGATTATCCGGCCGAGGCAGCTTCAAAAACTTGTTGCACAAGCTACCTCCAACGGTACTGACAACCCGCTATGGCCCGCAGAGATCGGAGCGGGGGCGGTGGTGAGTAACCCAGGGGCGATTACTGAGTCGTTTGCACGAGTGATTTGGTCGCCGTTGATGCTGCCGGCGCTGCCTGGCAATGATCCGTGGTCGGCCAGTGAGATTCGCGCTCTGAAAGAGGCAGGTGTGGAGTTGCCGTTAGCTGCCGAGAGGCTAGAGCAAATTACGGCCAGCTGGTTGCGGCCCGTAATGGCTGCTCAGGAGCAGCTGGTGCTGGTGCTGCCCCCACCGGAAGAGGAAGTGCACCCTCTCTGGCAAATGATCGAAGCAGTCGTCGAAAAGCCCCAAATACTTTCCTTGGAGACGCTTCTCTCTTCAAGTGGAGAAGCGCTGTCGCTGGTCACACCTCTGCCACTTCCAGCTCCCAAACGCTGGTGGCAGCTGCCTGACGATGTATCTGTCTCTTTGCGACCCAAAGAGTCTTTTTCCAGTCTCGAAAAGCTGCTTTTCAATCCGTATCACTGGTTGCTGCAATACCCGGCCAGACTGCAATCGTCGCGTATCGTTAGCCTCGGTGAGGATTTCCGCATGCTGGGTAATTTGGCGCATGGATTAGTTGAACAGTATTTCCTGCACCAGGATGCGCTGACGATGCCCGACAAGGAGTTTGAAGCGTGGTTCGATTCTTCCTTCGATGAGCTGATTGATCAGGAAGGTGCCAGTTTGAAGGCTCCCGGAAAGGGAGCTGATATGGAGAGCTTTCGCTACCGTTTGCAGCGAGCCATGCAGAGCTTGCGAGAGCAGGTTTCCCAGGCTGGCATGGTGCAGGTTGCACCGGAAAGGGAGGTCTCTGGTCATTTCGCCGGGGGCGAGCTGGCAGGATCGGTTGACCTCATGATGGAGAATGACCGAGGTGAGCTGGCTATTGTCGACATGAAATGGTCCGGGCTAAAAAAGTACCCAGAAAAGCTGCGGCAAAACCGCCATCTCCAACTCGCCATCTATGCCGAACTTTTGCGGCAGGAGACCGGCCGCTGGCCATCGGTTGGCTACTACATCCTTGATCAAGCACGGCTCTTTGCGCCTGACGATCGCGCTTTCCCGGATGCCGACGTGGTGTCGCCTACTGATGGCGAGAACACAGCACAGTTGTGGCAACGCTTCCTTGTAACTTGGCGCTGGCGCGTGGCGCAGATACAGGCTGGCCAGTTTGAAGTCGTACTGGATGCGATTCCTGGTAGCGATGCTTCAGAAGCGCCTGAGGACGCCATGGCGATGGAAACGCTCAATGAGGCTTATAACGATTACCGGACGCTTGCCGGGTGGGGGCGCTGA